The Candidatus Parvarchaeota archaeon genomic interval GAACTGGACACCCTGCAGTCAGAGGATGCAAAGTCAAAGGTAATTGTAAGGCCGTATGTTCTTGAGGATTTTTCCAACATAAAGGAAATCCTTGATACACTCAGGGAAGGATACACAATTGCGCTTGTCAATATCAAGCCGCTCAAAGACAAGGACCTGGTTGAGCTGAAGAGAAGCATCAACAAGCTGAAGAAGACATGCGACGCGATCAA includes:
- a CDS encoding cell division protein SepF: MKKLFSWVRDTFNVETDSAPEMRGAEDDYVELDTLQSEDAKSKVIVRPYVLEDFSNIKEILDTLREGYTIALVNIKPLKDKDLVELKRSINKLKKTCDAIKGDIAGFGDDYIVVTPSFARIYRSKHSEESSVVEEQ